The following are from one region of the Deinococcus misasensis DSM 22328 genome:
- a CDS encoding DUF6326 family protein has protein sequence MTRHIPSNSHFQNPEIPVQAKIAAAWTSFMLLYIYVDVLNFYKPGVIQGILEGRVWEFDISSTLLTIFLGSVSIPAMMVWLSMALSARVNRATNLIVAALLIPYSVFNAVGETWEWAPFYGISIGLEVLLLTFILRAAWTWPRTHSGAASATRTDRLRQ, from the coding sequence ATGACAAGACACATCCCCAGCAACAGCCATTTTCAGAACCCAGAGATTCCTGTGCAGGCCAAAATCGCGGCCGCGTGGACCAGTTTCATGTTGCTTTACATTTACGTTGACGTTTTGAATTTCTACAAGCCCGGTGTGATCCAAGGCATTCTGGAGGGCCGCGTCTGGGAATTCGACATCAGTTCGACACTGTTGACCATTTTCCTCGGGTCCGTGTCGATCCCGGCCATGATGGTGTGGCTTTCCATGGCGTTGTCCGCTCGGGTGAACCGCGCCACGAACCTCATCGTTGCAGCACTGCTCATTCCTTACTCGGTGTTCAACGCGGTGGGGGAGACCTGGGAGTGGGCCCCCTTCTACGGCATCTCCATCGGACTTGAGGTGCTGCTCCTGACATTCATCCTGCGTGCAGCGTGGACATGGCCAAGGACGCACTCTGGCGCTGCATCTGCCACAAGGACGGACCGCCTGCGCCAGTAA
- a CDS encoding AraC family transcriptional regulator, translating into MPTPVALSENHPFNADMHTPLYPQKHREYAPHPVLENRVRSYWTMEELHTSQTEQHRFFPERLVRLCFYQGEAYLPDLQSGHLLKPLPNMYMLGFQKEPVRFVSRGLTRLVGVELYPWTAKELMHSGEDIQNVLFKPLHAALQELARQVMDRIHHNDDFGALEAIEDWLLRRLTLRDIDRHAGIQAALSLYQMRGQARVHELAEQQGVSVRHLERQFQEVVGLTPKWLSRIIRFEEAHNRLWTDPHISLTELAFELGYADQAHFSREFRSLTHTTPSQFARDVQLRMQGMDLLYPQLQTPSAK; encoded by the coding sequence ATGCCCACCCCTGTTGCTCTGTCTGAAAACCATCCGTTCAATGCAGACATGCACACCCCCCTTTACCCTCAGAAGCACCGGGAGTATGCACCCCATCCTGTGCTGGAAAACCGGGTGCGCAGCTACTGGACCATGGAGGAATTGCACACCTCCCAGACCGAGCAACACCGGTTTTTTCCAGAGCGTCTGGTGCGCTTGTGTTTTTATCAGGGCGAGGCTTACCTGCCTGACCTGCAGTCTGGTCATCTCCTGAAGCCACTGCCGAACATGTACATGCTGGGATTTCAGAAGGAACCAGTGCGCTTCGTTTCAAGGGGCCTCACCCGTCTGGTGGGGGTGGAGCTTTACCCCTGGACTGCCAAGGAACTGATGCACTCTGGTGAGGACATCCAGAACGTCCTTTTCAAACCCCTGCACGCGGCTCTGCAAGAACTGGCCCGGCAGGTCATGGACCGGATTCACCACAACGATGATTTTGGTGCACTGGAAGCCATCGAGGACTGGTTGCTGCGCCGCCTGACTTTGCGGGACATCGACCGCCATGCAGGGATTCAGGCTGCCCTGAGCCTCTACCAGATGCGGGGTCAGGCCAGAGTCCATGAACTGGCCGAGCAGCAAGGGGTTTCGGTGCGTCACCTTGAACGGCAGTTTCAGGAGGTGGTGGGCCTCACCCCCAAGTGGCTCTCCAGAATCATCCGGTTTGAGGAAGCCCACAACCGCCTGTGGACCGATCCGCACATCAGCCTCACAGAGTTGGCTTTCGAGCTGGGTTACGCCGATCAGGCGCATTTCAGCCGGGAGTTCCGCAGTTTGACCCACACCACCCCCTCCCAGTTTGCCCGAGATGTGCAACTGCGCATGCAGGGCATGGACCTGCTTTACCCT
- a CDS encoding DUF4419 domain-containing protein translates to METLPHHHSRLARQALEALQTLPTPEAWRVSLLVETPGVSLERFDLSTSSEEGFWRRVWWDRTGDTERMEAYHHTLEGIEKLREKHKPRLWDIALHEENGTTPIEVAQPLLESTTHLPEGLIKEVTAEGIRMTLTLHSGGTFCWLQGNQPSLDQWATHFQSLVQEAVMGGTLNASISNTGVCFQVDDVEPATVLLQHQPLHNQLARQLKVELLCSSFDDQQQVLPTSGNHALIEAVHQAFSQHYPLTLSPDILWLTLSQGAALHIQNHAEELRHLFVDHSGKRELTVTISQKTPQGWQHAVQAWTEQIRGHVGDATADVFECSFSTSTEISRTASQIVMMDGFREYFDYTAICICGIPEIHLTGSVEDWVKLKQKVLRLDHWGLSWWTRHLLPLCDQWILTARGRPNQGFWRNMYKPERFYGPEKITGWLKLLFPYLQNLQNPDQYTHKNPCLEGTFQGFATGSTLSPKDVPDGISRVPFKLRELHQEQTLQLLAGCLGVTQDSKTLHIEPFIGWAMSHLSPLARGNSAQGLKRTMDLQVLRTLGVHPSVLEGMGWLEDVTVIGSRTEWFFLLGDFQDCGGWVEVGKGKQGRILLHKSTGQVKLANPEGEVFELNQSLMHFQRCVMVLEEDFFDVRLPEETSVHWKSHSSRIGDFLKNSDPTAFENPSSFWNGVLERIAQGKI, encoded by the coding sequence ATGGAAACTTTACCCCACCACCATTCTCGCCTCGCCAGACAAGCCCTTGAAGCCCTGCAAACCTTGCCCACCCCAGAGGCGTGGAGGGTGTCCCTGCTGGTCGAAACACCCGGAGTGTCTCTGGAACGCTTCGACCTTTCCACCTCTTCCGAAGAGGGGTTCTGGCGCAGGGTGTGGTGGGACCGGACCGGTGACACGGAACGCATGGAAGCATACCACCACACCCTCGAAGGCATTGAAAAGCTGAGGGAAAAGCACAAACCCCGCCTCTGGGACATCGCCCTCCATGAAGAGAACGGCACAACCCCGATTGAAGTTGCCCAGCCTCTTCTTGAAAGCACAACCCATTTGCCAGAGGGCCTCATAAAAGAGGTGACGGCAGAAGGCATCCGCATGACCCTGACTTTGCACTCAGGTGGCACATTCTGCTGGTTGCAAGGGAACCAACCCTCACTGGACCAGTGGGCAACCCATTTTCAAAGTCTGGTTCAAGAGGCCGTGATGGGAGGCACCCTGAATGCTTCGATCTCAAACACCGGGGTGTGCTTTCAGGTGGATGATGTTGAGCCTGCCACGGTGCTGCTGCAACACCAACCTTTGCACAATCAACTCGCACGTCAACTGAAAGTGGAACTCCTGTGCAGCAGTTTTGATGACCAACAGCAGGTCCTCCCCACCTCAGGAAACCACGCCCTGATTGAAGCCGTGCATCAAGCGTTCAGCCAGCATTACCCCCTCACTTTGTCTCCCGACATCCTCTGGCTCACCCTCAGTCAGGGGGCCGCACTGCACATCCAGAACCACGCAGAGGAACTCCGGCACCTTTTCGTGGACCACTCTGGCAAGAGGGAACTCACGGTCACCATTTCGCAGAAAACGCCTCAGGGCTGGCAACATGCCGTGCAGGCGTGGACGGAACAAATCCGTGGGCATGTCGGAGATGCCACCGCAGACGTGTTCGAGTGCAGTTTCTCCACCTCCACCGAAATCAGCCGTACCGCCAGTCAAATCGTGATGATGGACGGCTTCAGGGAATACTTCGATTACACTGCAATTTGCATCTGTGGCATCCCAGAAATCCACCTCACTGGAAGTGTGGAAGATTGGGTGAAACTCAAACAGAAAGTCCTGCGCTTGGACCACTGGGGCCTCTCCTGGTGGACCCGCCACCTGCTGCCCCTGTGCGATCAGTGGATCCTGACGGCCAGAGGGCGACCCAATCAGGGATTCTGGCGCAACATGTACAAACCCGAGCGGTTTTACGGACCGGAAAAAATCACCGGCTGGTTGAAACTGCTCTTCCCTTACCTTCAAAACCTGCAAAACCCGGACCAATACACCCACAAAAATCCCTGTCTGGAAGGGACTTTCCAGGGGTTTGCTACAGGGTCAACCCTCTCTCCGAAGGACGTTCCAGATGGGATATCCCGTGTGCCCTTCAAACTCAGAGAATTGCACCAAGAGCAAACCTTGCAGTTGCTTGCAGGATGTTTGGGCGTCACGCAAGACAGCAAAACCCTCCACATCGAGCCCTTCATCGGCTGGGCGATGTCCCACCTGTCTCCTCTGGCACGCGGAAACAGCGCACAGGGCCTGAAACGCACCATGGACTTACAAGTGCTCAGGACGCTCGGGGTGCACCCATCGGTGCTCGAAGGGATGGGATGGCTGGAAGACGTGACCGTCATCGGGTCAAGGACAGAATGGTTTTTCCTTCTGGGAGACTTTCAGGACTGCGGCGGGTGGGTGGAAGTCGGGAAGGGCAAACAAGGGAGGATTTTGCTGCACAAATCCACGGGTCAAGTGAAACTCGCCAACCCTGAAGGGGAGGTGTTTGAGCTCAACCAGAGCCTGATGCATTTTCAACGCTGTGTGATGGTGCTGGAAGAGGATTTCTTTGATGTGCGTCTACCTGAAGAAACCTCCGTCCACTGGAAATCCCACTCAAGCCGGATCGGTGATTTCCTCAAGAACAGCGACCCCACCGCCTTCGAAAACCCGAGCTCATTCTGGAATGGCGTTCTGGAACGCATTGCACAGGGGAAAATCTGA